A genomic window from Roseofilum casamattae BLCC-M143 includes:
- the cobA gene encoding uroporphyrinogen-III C-methyltransferase: MTNSIATLGKVYLLGAGPGDPGLMTLKGKDLLQMADVVVYDALVSQPILEMINPNAIAIHAGKRRGRHSLKQAEITQILIEQARTHAIVVRLKGGDPFIFGRGGEEMADLQAAGIPVEVIPGITSGIAAPAYAGIPLTHRGYSSSVTFVTGHESVGKYRPKVNWDAIARGSETIIIYMGIHNLAQIIPQLIEAGLSGETPIALIRWGTRPEQETLVGTLETILAKVEETGFSAPAIATIGNVVTLDLPATMG, from the coding sequence ATGACGAATTCCATTGCAACTCTTGGTAAAGTATACTTACTGGGAGCCGGTCCCGGCGATCCGGGATTAATGACACTCAAGGGCAAAGATTTGCTACAAATGGCGGATGTTGTGGTTTACGATGCCTTGGTGAGCCAGCCTATCTTAGAGATGATTAACCCGAATGCGATCGCCATTCATGCGGGGAAACGACGGGGACGACATTCTCTCAAACAAGCAGAAATTACGCAAATTTTAATCGAGCAGGCGAGAACTCATGCCATTGTGGTTCGTCTCAAAGGTGGCGATCCGTTTATTTTCGGTCGCGGTGGTGAAGAAATGGCCGACTTGCAAGCGGCTGGTATTCCCGTGGAAGTGATTCCGGGAATTACTTCAGGTATTGCGGCTCCAGCGTATGCGGGCATTCCCTTAACTCATCGCGGCTATAGTTCTTCAGTAACTTTTGTTACCGGACACGAATCTGTGGGAAAATATCGGCCGAAGGTGAATTGGGATGCGATCGCCCGAGGTTCGGAAACGATTATAATTTATATGGGGATTCACAACCTAGCGCAGATTATTCCACAATTAATCGAAGCTGGGTTATCCGGAGAAACGCCTATTGCATTGATTCGCTGGGGAACTCGTCCCGAACAAGAAACCTTAGTGGGAACCTTGGAGACGATTTTAGCGAAAGTAGAAGAAACCGGATTTAGCGCGCCGGCGATCGCCACTATTGGGAATGTAGTGACTCTCGATTTACCGGCAACCATGGGGTAG
- a CDS encoding sirohydrochlorin chelatase — MARPSAHLLVIHGSRAPRTHRGLWEVEQQVRWLLQQNSRCDLVATATLELGQFSLHEQIEHFGDRLLVRGIDTLNIIPLFLLPGVHVMEDIPAEVSVAQQTLGRKLNLNICPYLGTHRQLQDILVQEMAKSDRQTWIVAAHGSRRAGGNQPIEILAHQLGIVDAYWSVMPSVQWRMEQLLELGYDRIGILPYFLFPGHITDAIATAVCQLQQHYPQLDYAIAPTLSQYSSFAKIVLDLTVNLKIQR; from the coding sequence TTGGCAAGACCGAGCGCTCACTTATTAGTTATTCACGGCAGTCGCGCTCCTCGTACTCATCGAGGATTATGGGAAGTAGAGCAGCAAGTTCGCTGGCTTTTGCAGCAGAACAGCCGTTGCGATCTCGTGGCGACAGCAACCTTAGAATTAGGTCAATTTTCCCTGCACGAGCAAATCGAACACTTTGGCGATCGCCTGCTCGTTCGAGGAATTGATACCCTCAACATTATCCCCTTATTTCTCTTACCGGGGGTACACGTAATGGAAGATATTCCCGCCGAAGTGAGCGTAGCGCAACAGACGCTTGGGCGCAAACTGAATCTCAATATTTGTCCCTATTTAGGCACTCATCGGCAACTGCAAGATATCTTAGTGCAAGAGATGGCAAAGAGCGATCGCCAAACCTGGATCGTCGCCGCTCATGGCAGCCGTCGTGCTGGAGGCAACCAACCCATTGAAATCTTAGCCCATCAGTTGGGTATTGTCGATGCCTATTGGTCGGTGATGCCTTCGGTGCAATGGCGGATGGAACAGTTGCTCGAATTAGGGTACGATCGCATTGGCATTCTGCCCTACTTTCTCTTTCCGGGACATATTACCGACGCGATCGCCACAGCCGTCTGCCAGTTGCAACAGCATTATCCTCAGCTCGACTATGCGATCGCCCCTACCCTCAGCCAATATTCTTCCTTCGCCAAAATAGTACTGGATTTAACAGTTAACCTCAAGATTCAACGGTAA
- a CDS encoding SirB1 family protein yields MDFSLARQRFYQEIQQPDESISLAKAALHIAAEEYRHLDGSKSLQILDRIAENVKADLPPQRYPLRIVKCINHHLYSEWKFRGNTENYYDPRNSFLNDVLERRTGIPITLALVYLEVAQRIDFPMEGIGMPGHFLIRPVFENTGIFVDAFHRGEVLFPEDCNARLEQIYGHPVTMKPEYLSPVSPRQFLARMLTNLKAIYLQRQEIEKALAAIERILLLFPKAPMELRDRGLISFEVGNWTLATQDLEDYLHYVPQARDGFAIRQILARMGSGSS; encoded by the coding sequence GTGGATTTTTCTTTAGCGCGACAGCGGTTTTACCAAGAAATTCAGCAACCGGACGAGTCGATCTCTCTGGCAAAGGCTGCTCTGCACATTGCCGCAGAGGAGTATCGTCATTTGGATGGGAGTAAATCTCTACAGATTCTCGATCGCATTGCAGAAAACGTTAAAGCAGATTTACCGCCTCAGCGATACCCATTGCGAATCGTTAAATGCATTAATCATCACTTATATTCTGAATGGAAGTTCAGGGGAAATACAGAAAATTATTACGACCCGCGCAATAGCTTTTTGAACGACGTGCTGGAGCGACGAACCGGAATCCCGATTACTCTAGCGTTGGTTTATCTGGAGGTTGCGCAACGGATTGACTTCCCCATGGAAGGCATTGGAATGCCAGGACATTTTCTCATTCGTCCTGTATTTGAAAATACCGGTATTTTTGTCGATGCGTTTCATCGAGGCGAGGTTCTCTTCCCCGAAGATTGCAACGCGCGACTGGAACAAATCTACGGACATCCGGTAACCATGAAACCGGAATATCTCTCCCCAGTAAGTCCCCGCCAGTTTTTGGCACGAATGTTGACAAATCTGAAAGCAATCTATCTGCAACGACAGGAGATAGAGAAAGCCCTAGCGGCGATCGAACGAATTTTGCTATTATTTCCGAAAGCGCCGATGGAATTGCGCGATCGCGGCTTGATTTCCTTTGAAGTCGGCAACTGGACGCTAGCGACACAAGATCTCGAGGACTATCTACACTACGTTCCGCAAGCGCGTGATGGGTTTGCGATTCGTCAAATTCTGGCCAGAATGGGAAGCGGTTCCAGTTGA
- the thrC gene encoding threonine synthase, which translates to MTLATETLTRSSQAACEKLVCKECGATYELEAKHVCDECFGPLEVGYNYERLKDIVSRETIEAGPNSIWRYRQFLPLLSDNIIDVGTGMTPLVKANRLARQLGLKNLYIKNDAVNMPTLSFKDRVVSVALSRARELGFSTVSCASTGNLANSTAAIAAHAGLDCCVFIPADLEAGKVLGTLIYNPTLMAVKGNYDQVNRLCSEVANTYGWGFVNINLRPYYSEGSKTLGFEVAEQLGWKLPDHVVAPLASGSLYTKIYKGFQEFIKVGLVEDKAVRFSGAQAEGCSPIAQAFKEGRDFITPVKPNTIAKSIAIGNPADGVYALDLAKKTNGKIESVSDREIIDGIKLLAETEGIFTETAGGTTIAVLKKLVEDGKIDPDETTVAYITGNGLKTQEAVQGYIGEPLTIDANLQSFERAMERARTLDRLEWQQVLV; encoded by the coding sequence ATGACCCTGGCAACCGAAACTCTAACCCGCAGTTCCCAAGCAGCTTGCGAGAAACTTGTTTGTAAGGAATGCGGGGCCACCTACGAACTCGAAGCGAAACATGTTTGCGATGAATGCTTCGGCCCCCTAGAAGTTGGCTACAACTACGAGAGACTAAAAGACATTGTCAGTCGCGAAACCATTGAAGCCGGCCCCAACTCAATTTGGCGCTATCGTCAGTTTCTTCCTCTGCTGAGCGATAACATCATCGATGTTGGAACGGGGATGACTCCCTTGGTGAAAGCAAATCGGTTAGCTCGGCAGTTGGGTCTAAAAAATCTATATATTAAAAATGATGCGGTTAATATGCCGACTCTGAGCTTCAAAGACCGGGTGGTTTCAGTTGCCCTATCGCGAGCCAGAGAACTCGGATTTTCCACAGTATCTTGTGCGAGTACCGGAAATCTGGCTAACTCCACCGCTGCGATCGCCGCTCATGCTGGGTTAGACTGCTGCGTATTCATCCCTGCCGATCTCGAAGCCGGTAAAGTGTTGGGAACCTTAATCTACAATCCCACGCTGATGGCTGTCAAAGGCAACTACGACCAAGTCAACCGCCTCTGTAGCGAAGTTGCCAATACATACGGTTGGGGATTTGTCAATATTAACCTGCGTCCTTACTACTCCGAAGGCTCGAAAACCTTAGGATTTGAAGTCGCCGAGCAACTGGGTTGGAAACTGCCCGACCACGTCGTCGCTCCTCTGGCTTCCGGTTCCTTGTATACTAAAATCTACAAAGGCTTCCAAGAATTTATCAAAGTTGGCTTAGTGGAAGACAAAGCCGTGCGGTTCAGCGGCGCGCAAGCTGAGGGTTGCTCTCCCATCGCTCAAGCGTTCAAAGAAGGACGGGACTTTATCACTCCAGTCAAACCTAATACGATTGCCAAGTCCATTGCGATCGGAAATCCTGCCGACGGCGTCTACGCTCTGGATCTGGCGAAGAAAACTAACGGTAAGATTGAATCCGTTAGCGATCGAGAAATTATTGACGGCATTAAACTGCTGGCGGAAACTGAAGGTATCTTCACTGAAACCGCTGGTGGAACCACCATTGCCGTTCTGAAGAAACTGGTAGAAGACGGTAAAATTGACCCGGATGAAACCACCGTTGCTTACATTACCGGTAATGGTTTGAAAACCCAAGAAGCCGTTCAAGGTTACATTGGCGAGCCTCTCACCATTGATGCAAATCTGCAAAGCTTTGAACGAGCAATGGAACGCGCGCGTACCCTCGATCGCCTAGAATGGCAACAAGTTTTGGTTTAG
- a CDS encoding MoaD/ThiS family protein, giving the protein MTVKVLVPTTLQKFTEGKASVEVAGNNVSELIDTLGVDYPGLDQKLRNDSGVLNRFINIYVNEEDIRFLENAETPLNDGDEVSLVIAVAGG; this is encoded by the coding sequence ATGACCGTTAAAGTTTTAGTGCCCACTACCCTGCAAAAATTTACTGAGGGAAAAGCGAGTGTAGAAGTCGCTGGCAATAATGTTTCCGAGCTGATCGATACTCTGGGAGTAGACTATCCAGGACTTGACCAGAAACTCCGCAATGACTCGGGAGTACTTAACCGTTTTATTAATATCTATGTAAATGAAGAAGATATCCGCTTTCTCGAGAATGCTGAAACTCCACTAAATGATGGTGATGAAGTCAGCCTCGTGATCGCAGTTGCTGGAGGTTAA